From Nerophis lumbriciformis linkage group LG13, RoL_Nlum_v2.1, whole genome shotgun sequence, one genomic window encodes:
- the cldn10b gene encoding claudin-10 isoform X2, translating into MYQEILAFALATSGWVLVSSTLPTDYWKVSSLDGTVITTATYWSNLWKTCVTDSTGVSNCKDFPSMLALDGYIQACRGLMIAAVCLGFFGTVFALVGMKCTKIGGSDKTKARIACFAGVNFILSGLCSLSACSLYAHRITSEFFNPMFVAQKYELGAALFIGWAGSVLCVLGGGVLCFSVADCCKKSHTDYTYKGAASHSHISSYQRGKSISQRPPPDYSSSSRAPNFDKNVYV; encoded by the exons ATGTATCAGGAGATCCTGGCTTTTGCCCTCGCCACGTCGGGATGGGTTCTCGTGTCCTCCACCCTGCCCACAGACTACTGGAAGGTGTCCTCGTTGGACGGGACGGTCATCACCACAGCGACCTATTGGTCCAACCTGTGGAAGACGTGCGTGACCGACTCCACCGGCGTGTCCAACTGCAAAGACTTTCCGTCCATGCTGGCGTTGGATG gCTACATCCAAGCCTGCAGGGGATTGATGATCGCTGCAGTCTGTCTGGGCTTCTTCGGGACCGTCTTCGCCCTGGTGGGGATGAAATGCACCAAGATAGGAGGAAGTGACAAGACCAAAGCCAGGATCGCGTGCTTTGCCGGCGTCAATTTCATTCTCAGCG GTCTGTGCTCACTGTCGGCATGCTCTCTATACGCACACAGGATCACGTCCGAATTTTTCAACCCGATGTTCGTGGCACAGAA GTATGAGCTGGGAGCGGCGCTCTTCATCGGCTGGGCAGGTTCCGTCCTCTGTGTTCTTGGCGGAGGAGTCCTCTGCTTCTCTGTGGCAGACTGTTGCAAGAAAAG CCACACAGACTACACCTACAAAGGCGCCGCCTCACATTCTCATATCTCCTCGTACCAAAGAGGAAAGTCTATAAGCCAGCGGCCGCCTCCTGACTACAGCAGctcctccagggccccaaacttCGATAAGAACGTGTACGTGTAA
- the cldn10b gene encoding claudin-10 isoform X1: protein MSGLQILAFLSGLGGLGATIGATVSNEWRTTSRASSVITATWVLQGLWNNCAGNAIGALHCRPHHTILNLDGYIQACRGLMIAAVCLGFFGTVFALVGMKCTKIGGSDKTKARIACFAGVNFILSGLCSLSACSLYAHRITSEFFNPMFVAQKYELGAALFIGWAGSVLCVLGGGVLCFSVADCCKKSHTDYTYKGAASHSHISSYQRGKSISQRPPPDYSSSSRAPNFDKNVYV from the exons ATGTCCGGCTTGCAGATTCTGGCGTTTCTCAGCGGCCTCGGAGGACTCGGGGCCACGATTGGTGCCACGGTGTCCAATGAATGGAGAACCACCAGCAGGGCGTCTTCGGTCATCACGGCCACATGGGTGCTGCAGGGACTGTGGAACAACTGTGCTGGGAACGCCATCGGGGCTCTGCACTGTAGGCCGCATCACACTATCTTGAACCTGGATG gCTACATCCAAGCCTGCAGGGGATTGATGATCGCTGCAGTCTGTCTGGGCTTCTTCGGGACCGTCTTCGCCCTGGTGGGGATGAAATGCACCAAGATAGGAGGAAGTGACAAGACCAAAGCCAGGATCGCGTGCTTTGCCGGCGTCAATTTCATTCTCAGCG GTCTGTGCTCACTGTCGGCATGCTCTCTATACGCACACAGGATCACGTCCGAATTTTTCAACCCGATGTTCGTGGCACAGAA GTATGAGCTGGGAGCGGCGCTCTTCATCGGCTGGGCAGGTTCCGTCCTCTGTGTTCTTGGCGGAGGAGTCCTCTGCTTCTCTGTGGCAGACTGTTGCAAGAAAAG CCACACAGACTACACCTACAAAGGCGCCGCCTCACATTCTCATATCTCCTCGTACCAAAGAGGAAAGTCTATAAGCCAGCGGCCGCCTCCTGACTACAGCAGctcctccagggccccaaacttCGATAAGAACGTGTACGTGTAA